The Prunus dulcis chromosome 3, ALMONDv2, whole genome shotgun sequence genome segment aaaaatcactttttCCAAATGAGGGAAAAACCAcctaattattttcactaATAAGCCAATTACTTGTGGCAGTAAAACTTGTACATTTGGCAATTTAGCATAGTGAAAAAAATGGGGCTGCATAATCCATGTCACGTTGGCCTTGACATTATGGCATACATATTAAATCCAAATAAGTGATCTGTGGTTAAAACTCATTAACTAATTGCAGCAAAtgctataataataatatgctATTGTAGGCTGTGGTATGGAGAAGCTTCTTgacttcttttcttcctcttttggAGAAAGCTCTGAAGAGACCTCTTCATGGACACACCTGGAGGCCCATATATTTGAGATTGCAATGCAAGCAACGCTGCGTTTGACACACTTGATATCCCCCTTTCTGCCATATCTCCAGCTGCCAACAAAATCATGGCCCTAGCctacatgaaattaaaaaacttttAGTTGTTAAACAACTTGATAGTTTTCTGTTatttcaatgaaaa includes the following:
- the LOC117622877 gene encoding protein TIFY 5A-like isoform X3; the encoded protein is MPTPSPPLETPMGDWTLDQQQQITIFYNGQVFVSDMTELQARAMILLAAGDMAERGISSVSNAALLALQSQIYGPPGVSMKRSLQSFLQKRKKRSQEASPYHSLQ
- the LOC117622877 gene encoding protein TIFY 5A-like isoform X2, encoding MPTPSPPLETPIFQLASLFFPRIFLRGDWTLDQQQQITIFYNGQVFVSDMTELQARAMILLAAGDMAERGISSVSNAALLALQSQIYGPPGVSMKRSLQSFLQKRKKRSQEASPYHSLQ
- the LOC117622877 gene encoding protein TIFY 5A-like isoform X1, which produces MPTPSPPLETPMRFQLASLFFPRIFLRGDWTLDQQQQITIFYNGQVFVSDMTELQARAMILLAAGDMAERGISSVSNAALLALQSQIYGPPGVSMKRSLQSFLQKRKKRSQEASPYHSLQ